The genomic stretch TGGCGTTGGTCATGTCGAACTCCTGCAGTTGGGTGGGAAGGCCGGCCGAAACGCAAGAAGGCCGCACTTTTTGGGTGCGGCCTTCTCGAAAACGTTGCTGAACTAGCTAATCAGCGTTGTCGTCGGACACGGCGCAACCCATCATCGTCGCAGGAGCGACGGCGGAAAGAGGCGCGGCGGTTGGTCCGGTTCTAGATCATGGCGCAGGGCCATACAGCCTGATAGCAGGCGGTGTCAAGCACGTTAGAAGCCCGCGATGCTGCCGTGGAGGTCGTATTGATCTGCGCGCTCGATCTTGGCGGTGACGATTTCGCCGACACGCAAGGTACGCCGGCTCGACAGATAGACCGCGCCGTCGATCTCGGGCGCGTCGGCCTTGGAGCGGCCCTTCGAGACGGTGGGGCCGACTTCGTCGATGATGATCTGCTGCCGCGTGCCGACCTTGCGCTTTAAGCGCCGCGCCGAAATCTTCTGCTGACGGGCCATCAGCGCATCCCAGCGCTCCTGCTTGACCTCCTGTGGCACAGCATTGCCGATGGCATTCGATGCAGCGCCCGCGACCGGCTCATATTTGAAGCAACCGAGGCGATCGATCTCGGCCTCCTCGAGCCAGTCGAGCAAATACGCAAAGTCGGAATCGGTCTCGCCGGGGAAGCCGACGATGAAGGTCGAGCGCAGCGTCAAATCAGGGCATTGCTCGCGCCACTTCTGGATCCGCGCCAGCGTCTTCTCCTGCGCGGCGGGGCGCTTCATGGCCTTGAGGATTTCCGGGCTCGCATGCTGGAAGGGGATATCGAGATAGGGCAGCACCTTGCCGTCGGTCATCAGGCCGATGACTTCGTCGACATGCGGGTAGGGGTAGACATATTGCAGCCGGACCCAGGCGCCGAGTTCACCGAGCTCTTTTGCCAGATCGAAAAATTTCGCGCGGACCTCGCGATCCTTCCACGGGCTCTCGGCATATTTCAGGTCGACGCCATAGGCCGAGGTGTCCTGCGAGATGACGAGCAATTCCTTGACGCCGGCGGCAACCAGTTTTTCCGCCTCGCGCAACACGTCACCGGCCGGGCGCGAGACCAGATCGCCG from Bradyrhizobium sp. Ash2021 encodes the following:
- the rimO gene encoding 30S ribosomal protein S12 methylthiotransferase RimO, translated to MQQAGAPKVSFVSLGCPKALVDSERIITRLRAEGYELARKHDGADIVIVNTCGFLDSAKQESLGAIGEAMAENGRVIVTGCMGAEPEQIEAAYPGVLSITGPQQYESVLDAVHRALPPVHNPHLDLVPPQGIKLTPRHYAYLKISEGCNNRCSFCIIPKLRGDLVSRPAGDVLREAEKLVAAGVKELLVISQDTSAYGVDLKYAESPWKDREVRAKFFDLAKELGELGAWVRLQYVYPYPHVDEVIGLMTDGKVLPYLDIPFQHASPEILKAMKRPAAQEKTLARIQKWREQCPDLTLRSTFIVGFPGETDSDFAYLLDWLEEAEIDRLGCFKYEPVAGAASNAIGNAVPQEVKQERWDALMARQQKISARRLKRKVGTRQQIIIDEVGPTVSKGRSKADAPEIDGAVYLSSRRTLRVGEIVTAKIERADQYDLHGSIAGF